The following is a genomic window from Butyricimonas faecihominis.
ATGTGTGTGAATGGATTGTGTGATTTTGGGGTATCGGGGAGAACCAAAAGAGAAGTAAGGGAAATAGGAAGGTAATAATCCCACTCTTTCGATGATCCCTCGAAATTTATTCAGAGCTGCTGCATAGCGTGTTGTGTGAGCCACGAGTAAGCTCTGAATAAGCTCTGGGGAAGGGGTATTATTTGGGTTAGATTACTTCTTTATTTGGGTTTATTCTCTACTTCATCGGGGACTTCGCTCGGGGTATGATATACTTCCTCTCTATTTACGCTATCTTTGGTGATTACTGTATAATAAGTTACGTGTCTTTTAATTCATACGATTTTATAAGTCGGATATATGCAGGGGGCAGTTACCATCCATGTTTATCGAAGGTGAATGCTCTATGAATGCAGGATGAATGCTTCGTGGTCTAAATGAACTATAAATAGAATGATTAACAAGTTAGAATCGAGGATAGGGGTTAGATAGGGAAATGCCAGCCTTTTCCTAGGGGTATGATACCTCTCGGACGTTTCAAGTTGCTGACAAAAACGTTGTCCCGTCGGCACTATTCTTGTTTCTTTTCAATTTTGTTAATGAAGATGGTTTCGAACAGTTCGCCTCGGGTAAGTTTACCGTTTTGCAGGCAAATGGCCTCGATTCGTCCTTTGGCGCATAGAATGTTTTCGGGGAGTTTGTAGATGTCCTCGAAGAATACCAGCTTGATACCTTCTCTTTGGTAGGCAACTTGGACGACAAAGCGGTCGCTGCCGCGAAGGGAGTGTTTGTAGGAAATGTCGATGCGGGAGACCATTACGTCGATGCCTTGGTCGTGCAGGGCGGAAAAACTGGTTCCGGTGGTTTCCAAAAATTCGTGACGGGCGTGTTCCATGTAGTGTTGATAGTTGGAATTATTGACCACGCCTTGCAGGTCACATTCGTAGTCCCGTACTTTCATCTCTATTTCAAATGCGTAATCTTTCATGATTATAAGCCTATAAATTCGGGTACAAACTTAGTAAAATCTGTGATACTCGTTATGTTTTTTTTTGATGTTACGAAATATAATTAGAGAAAAACGGGATTTAGTCGAATTATGATTCGTGATTTGGAAATTTGTTTTTTTCAGCATTTATAAGCCTAATGATTCGTTGATAAGGATAATTTTGATTCGTTTTTGGGGGAGTGATTTTTCCGTGATGGTCCACGTGTTGCACAGGCGGTCGGCACTTTGACAATTCATGCAGGTTCTTGTCGTTTGGCAAGGGGTATGCAAGTGAGGGTGGCGAATGGCGTTGAGTGGGGCAGCTATCGTGCGAATACGCTCCATGGCTTGCTCGATGTCATCCGTGATTTTGTTGGTACCGATGAACAGAATGACGTGTTCCGGCCCGAAGGTGATGCCTGCTACCCGGTTACCTACCATGTCCACGTTGACAAGTTGCCCTTGGCGGGTGAGGGCATTAGTACCCGTGACGAATAAATCGGCGAGGAGGGCTTGGCGGCGCCAGTATGTTTTCTGGGCCCGGCTGTAACCGTCTTGAAAAGTCCGGATGAGAATGCATTCCGGTCGTTGCTCGATCTCGGAAAGAATTCCCGTGGCTTTCATCGTTTCGGAGTCTCCCCATGAAATAGTGGTCGGTTTTATCTTGTCAAAAATTTCTTGAAAGAAAATGTCTCTAGCCTCTTGCCGGTTGTTGGCGAAGTAAACTTCGAAATGGTTTCTTTCCAAGGCTTTTATGGTTTGATCGATAATTGCTTGTTCCATATTTCATTATTTTGGTTCGAGGGGTAAAGATAAAGATAAAAAATGAGAGAACGAGTCGGGTGGTTCCGAAAGCTACAAGTATGTGATGGTTGAAACAATAGATATTCTTATAATTGTTTGGTTGTTTTAATGAAAGCTGTTAAATTTGTGTTATCGCAACCGCTGTTACTGTAACAGCGGTTGCGATAACACAAATTTAACAGCTTATGAAATTTTATAATAGACAGAAAGAAATAGCTACCTTAAAAGAAATAGAGCAGAACTCTTCCAAGTCATCTCAGATGACTATAATGGTAGGTAGAAGACGTGTTGGCAAAACAACTCTTCTTAAACGTGCATTTGAGAAAAAGTCGGTATTGTATTTCTTTGTAGCAAAGAAAAATGAGGTGCTGTTATGTGAAGAATTTACTCGTGAAGTTGAAGATAAGTTAGGAGTGGCTTTGGGACGTTTCCAGAATTTTGCATCTCTATTCAAGGCAATTATGGTGCTATCAAGTGAAAGAAATTTCACGTTGATTATTGACGAATTTCAAGAGTTTACCAGTCTAAATAAGTCCGTATTCAGTGATATGCAGAATATTTGGGACACTTACAAGGATCAAGGCCATATGAACTTGGTCCTCTGTGGTTCGATATATTCAATGATGAAAAGAATTTTTGAGAATTCAAAAGAGCCATTGTTTGGTAGAGCCACATCAAAAATGACCATTAAGCCGTTTGACATCGCAACTATCAAAGAGATATTGGCAGATCACAACCCCGATTATAAGCCCGATGATTTACTTGCTTTTTATATGGCTACAGGTGGTGTGGCTAAATACATAGAACAACTGGTTCAATTTCAGGCCTTAACCAAAACTAGGATTCTGGACGCCATATTCAAGGAAAATTCTTATTTTCTGAATGAGGGTAAAGATGTTTTAATAGATGAGTTTGGCAAAGATTATGGTAATTATTTTTCTATCCTTTCTTTAATAGCTTCTTCCAAAACAGAACGTGGCGAAATGGAGAGCATTTTAGAAATGCCTGTTGGTGGTTATTTAGATAAACTTGAAAAGGAGTATAATATTATCAAGAGGGTACGCCCCTTCGGTGCTAAAGAGGGTAGCCGTAACAATAAATATCTGATTGAAGATAATTTCTTAAATCTTTGGTTCCGTTTTATTTATAAATATCGTAGTGCCATTGAGATTGGCAACTTGGACTATGTGCGTAACATAATGGAAAGGGATTATGATACATTCAGCGGGATTATATTAGAAAAATATTTCCGGGCAAAAATGATTGACTCTATGGAGTACTCGGATATTCAAGGCTATTGGAATAATAAAGGAGAAGATGAAATAGACATTGTTGCTGTGAATGAGTTTGAAAAACGTATTGTTTTTTGTGAGATCAAGAGAAATCCTAAGCGAATTAGCTTACCCATCCTTGAAGAGAAATCAAAAAACATCGTGAAAAAATTTTCTAAGTTTACGGTAGAGTACAAAGGCTTATCTTTAGAAGATATGTAGAGTTTGATTACTGGATGATGTGATTAAATCTCTTGTGAGGAAGAAATCTATGAATTGTTGATTTTTTTGTATTTTTGCAGGGTATTCTAATTCTATACAATTAAATTAATCCTTAAACTATTGATGATGAGGCATACGCTATTGATTTTGATGCTATTGGTTTGTGGAATGAGTGCTTCGGCGCAGTTGACGTTGAAGTCGGAGAAGGGAGATTTTGAGGCTCGTTTGATTGGTCGGGCGTTATTTGACGGAGGGGTGTTTTTTAGTGATAAAACGTCTTTGGGAAATGCGGTTGAGGTATATGATGTCCGCATGGGGACGGTGATTCGTTTCCTAGAAAGGTGGACCGGGAAGATCGAGATGGGGTTTGCCAAGAGTAAGGTGTCGATGAAAGATATTTATATCGAGTATAATGACGGGAAGAATCTGTTCCGGGTGGGCCATTATTTCGAACCGTTCAGTTTGGAGTACCGGATCGGGACGTCTGATATGAAGTTTAACGGGGCAGCCGTGACCGGGATTGCTTTCGGGGATCGTCGGCGGCTGGGAATCAGTTACACGTATAATTGCGACGTGTTGAACGTGTCGGGAGGCGTGTTCAGCGATAAAGATATTGACAACACGGAGAAAGGGGATGAAGGGTACGCGTTGTCGGGGAGAGTGTTGTACCGTCCTTATTCAAAGGAGAAGGACGTGATTCATGTCGGGGTTTCTTCTCGGTTTGGAGTGCAGGGAGAGGCAGAAGAGAACACGTTGACTTATTCGGCCGGGGCTCCTTCGAATTTGATTCCCGAGAAGTTTTTGAAGGCAGAGGTGACCGAGGCAATTAATGAATGGAAATTCGGGGCCGAGGTGGTGATGGTGCTTGACAGGTGGTATTTCCAGAGTGAATACCTGATGGCTCACGTGAATCGTAAAGCGTCGGTTGAGAATTATAACGGTGACGGTTGGTACGCGCAAGTGGGGTATGCCTTACTGAATGGCCGTTATGGTTATAATAAAACGAGTGGTATGGCCACGGCTCCGGGGGCGAAGAGCTTGGAAATTCTGTGTCGCTATAATATCACCGACATGAACGATAAGGATGCCGGAATTATGGGAGGAAAACAGAATGATTTCTCGATTGGGGGTATCTATTATTTCAACAAGTATGTGGCAGCGAAAATGAGTTATAGCTTGGTGTGCTTGGATAAACATGCACCGATAGATGGGAAGCAGACGTTTAGTATGATACAGGGGAGGATTCAGTTGAGCTTTTAAATAATTGAAAATTGAAAATGGAGAATTGAAAATGAATTCCTCCGTCAGCTTGCTGACACCTCCTCTATAAACAGAGGAGGAGCTGGTGACTCTTCCCGAAGACGGTGAGTAATTCAACTCTCCCTCTGTTTATAGAGGGAGTACCCGAAGGGGGAGGGAGTTTGGTCTAAAATCATTAAATCTAAAATTAATCGATGCGTGTTTGTATAGCGGAAAAGCCGAGTGTGGCGAAGGAGATCGCGGAGGTTCTGGGAGCCAAAGTACGTCGGAATGGTTATTTCGAGGGGAATGACTATTGTGTGACGTGGACATTCGGGCATCTTTGTTCGTTGCAGGAACCGCACGAGTACACGGAGAAGTGGAGGCAGTGGAATTTGAGTATGTTGCCGATGATTCCGTCCTCGTTCCGTATCAAGTTGATTGATGACGAGGGAATCAAACGGCAGTTTGCCATTATAGAGGAGTTGTTCAATCGGGCGGAGATGGTGATTAATTGTGGTGATGCGGGGCAGGAAGGGGAGTTGATCCAGCGCTGGGTGCTTACGAAGGCGAAGTGCAAGGCTCCGGTGATGCGGTTGTGGATTTCTTCGTTGACGGAAGAGGCGATCCGGGACGGGTTTGCCAAGTTGATGTCGTCGAAGGATTTTGACACGCTATACGCTGCCGGGGCAGCCCGGGCGATCGGGGACTGGCTGTTGGGGATGAATGCCACGAGGGCTTACACGTTGCGCTACGGGAACGGGAAGAACGTGTTGTCGATCGGGCGGGTGCAGACCCCGACGTTGGCTCTGATTGTCGATCGGCAGAAAGCAATCGAGCAATTCAAACCGGAAACTTACTGGGAAGTACGGACGGATTACCGGGGAGGCTGGTTCTCTTACACGAAAGGACGTTTCACGGTAAAGGAGGAGGCTGAGGCTTTCATGCAGGAGATTCTACCTTTAGAGTTGGAAATCAAGAGCGTGGAACGCAAAAAGGCCATGGAACACCCTCCGAAACTGTTCGACCTGACGTTGTTGCAGGTGGAGTGTAACCGGAAGTTTGCTTTCTCGGCGGACACGACTTTGAAAATCATCCAGTCGTTGTACGAGAAAAAGTTGACAACTTATCCCCGTGTAGATACGAATTTCTTACCGAATGATATATATCCCAAAGTTCCCGGGATTTTGAAGGGGCTGAAACCATACGTCACGTTGATCGACCCGATTATTAACGGGAGTAAGATACGAAAGTCTCCGAAGGTGTTCAATGACAAGAAAATCACGGATCACCATGCCATTATTCCGACAGGAGTTTTTAGTTATGATATGACCCCGGATGAAAAGCGGGTGTATGATTTGGTGGCCCGACGGTTTATCGCGGTGTTCTATCCGGATTGCGAGATTGCGAACACGACGGTTATGGCTCAGGTGGGGGTGAACGAGTTCAAGGCAACCGGAAAACAGATTATTGACCCGGCTTGGCGGGTAGTTTTTCCCGCGGCATCGAACAAACAGAGTGATGAGAACGTGTTGCCTGTGTACGAGGTCGGGGAAAAGGGGCCGCACACGCCCGAATTGCAGGAGAAGGAGACGCAGCCGCCGAAGTA
Proteins encoded in this region:
- a CDS encoding OprO/OprP family phosphate-selective porin, translating into MMRHTLLILMLLVCGMSASAQLTLKSEKGDFEARLIGRALFDGGVFFSDKTSLGNAVEVYDVRMGTVIRFLERWTGKIEMGFAKSKVSMKDIYIEYNDGKNLFRVGHYFEPFSLEYRIGTSDMKFNGAAVTGIAFGDRRRLGISYTYNCDVLNVSGGVFSDKDIDNTEKGDEGYALSGRVLYRPYSKEKDVIHVGVSSRFGVQGEAEENTLTYSAGAPSNLIPEKFLKAEVTEAINEWKFGAEVVMVLDRWYFQSEYLMAHVNRKASVENYNGDGWYAQVGYALLNGRYGYNKTSGMATAPGAKSLEILCRYNITDMNDKDAGIMGGKQNDFSIGGIYYFNKYVAAKMSYSLVCLDKHAPIDGKQTFSMIQGRIQLSF
- a CDS encoding lactate utilization protein, which gives rise to MEQAIIDQTIKALERNHFEVYFANNRQEARDIFFQEIFDKIKPTTISWGDSETMKATGILSEIEQRPECILIRTFQDGYSRAQKTYWRRQALLADLFVTGTNALTRQGQLVNVDMVGNRVAGITFGPEHVILFIGTNKITDDIEQAMERIRTIAAPLNAIRHPHLHTPCQTTRTCMNCQSADRLCNTWTITEKSLPQKRIKIILINESLGL
- a CDS encoding ATP-binding protein, encoding MKFYNRQKEIATLKEIEQNSSKSSQMTIMVGRRRVGKTTLLKRAFEKKSVLYFFVAKKNEVLLCEEFTREVEDKLGVALGRFQNFASLFKAIMVLSSERNFTLIIDEFQEFTSLNKSVFSDMQNIWDTYKDQGHMNLVLCGSIYSMMKRIFENSKEPLFGRATSKMTIKPFDIATIKEILADHNPDYKPDDLLAFYMATGGVAKYIEQLVQFQALTKTRILDAIFKENSYFLNEGKDVLIDEFGKDYGNYFSILSLIASSKTERGEMESILEMPVGGYLDKLEKEYNIIKRVRPFGAKEGSRNNKYLIEDNFLNLWFRFIYKYRSAIEIGNLDYVRNIMERDYDTFSGIILEKYFRAKMIDSMEYSDIQGYWNNKGEDEIDIVAVNEFEKRIVFCEIKRNPKRISLPILEEKSKNIVKKFSKFTVEYKGLSLEDM
- a CDS encoding type IA DNA topoisomerase, whose amino-acid sequence is MRVCIAEKPSVAKEIAEVLGAKVRRNGYFEGNDYCVTWTFGHLCSLQEPHEYTEKWRQWNLSMLPMIPSSFRIKLIDDEGIKRQFAIIEELFNRAEMVINCGDAGQEGELIQRWVLTKAKCKAPVMRLWISSLTEEAIRDGFAKLMSSKDFDTLYAAGAARAIGDWLLGMNATRAYTLRYGNGKNVLSIGRVQTPTLALIVDRQKAIEQFKPETYWEVRTDYRGGWFSYTKGRFTVKEEAEAFMQEILPLELEIKSVERKKAMEHPPKLFDLTLLQVECNRKFAFSADTTLKIIQSLYEKKLTTYPRVDTNFLPNDIYPKVPGILKGLKPYVTLIDPIINGSKIRKSPKVFNDKKITDHHAIIPTGVFSYDMTPDEKRVYDLVARRFIAVFYPDCEIANTTVMAQVGVNEFKATGKQIIDPAWRVVFPAASNKQSDENVLPVYEVGEKGPHTPELQEKETQPPKYYTEADLLRAMETAGKQVEDEELRDLMKENGIGRPSTRAGIIETLLKRGYIRKDKKRLVATATGVELIDTIQNDLLKSAELTGQWEKKLRMIEEGTYNVSDFMEELKVMVNELVHVVKCSPRKAITVEVAEEAEKESTPKEKKASKKEKAPAEPVVLKCPKCGNGEIIKGRAAWGCSLYRKSCDFIIPMEFFGKKLTQKQVETLVLKGKTGALNGFKNEDGSTFSGLLRLDDGFRVVVDKK
- a CDS encoding acyl-CoA thioesterase, with amino-acid sequence MKDYAFEIEMKVRDYECDLQGVVNNSNYQHYMEHARHEFLETTGTSFSALHDQGIDVMVSRIDISYKHSLRGSDRFVVQVAYQREGIKLVFFEDIYKLPENILCAKGRIEAICLQNGKLTRGELFETIFINKIEKKQE